Proteins co-encoded in one Cytophaga hutchinsonii ATCC 33406 genomic window:
- a CDS encoding prepilin-type N-terminal cleavage/methylation domain-containing protein, translating into MKNILSARLKAFTLTEVLVVLVIVGILVLLALPNLMPLISKAKSTEAKIQLEHVYTLQKSNFFEKSKYSSDLEAIGFIQEKLVTDGENGNANYRIEIVAAGPTTFRARATAVADFDGDGVFNIWEIDQDKNLQETVKD; encoded by the coding sequence ATGAAAAATATTTTATCCGCGAGATTAAAAGCCTTTACGTTAACAGAGGTATTGGTTGTATTGGTAATTGTCGGCATCCTTGTTTTATTGGCGCTGCCCAATTTAATGCCCTTGATTTCAAAAGCGAAAAGCACAGAAGCTAAAATTCAGCTTGAACACGTATACACGCTTCAGAAATCAAACTTCTTCGAAAAGTCAAAATATTCAAGTGATTTAGAAGCCATCGGATTTATTCAGGAAAAACTGGTAACCGATGGTGAAAACGGAAATGCCAATTACAGAATTGAAATTGTTGCAGCCGGTCCTACTACATTCCGCGCGCGTGCAACAGCGGTAGCCGATTTTGATGGCGATGGTGTTTTTAATATCTGGGAAATTGATCAGGATAAAAATTTACAGGAAACAGTAAAAGATTAA
- a CDS encoding prepilin peptidase: MTIHVLLLPAFLLILAVITYQDIKYRSVPIYVFLLALVLSIAIQYQQCGIDESFFIQLLFNSGFIAFNLLIVLLYVKKIKKIPLSSAIGLGDLAFYIVLIPVLSTPVYMYFHLISLVFILISYPVLKHSLSLQTKAIPLAGLQALCLSCFIIVFEYVTPGRPIIGSCSIIYWI; the protein is encoded by the coding sequence ATGACAATTCATGTACTGCTGTTGCCGGCATTTCTGCTGATCCTGGCTGTGATTACGTATCAGGATATCAAATACAGATCTGTACCGATTTACGTATTTCTGCTTGCACTGGTACTATCCATTGCCATACAATACCAGCAATGCGGGATTGACGAAAGTTTCTTCATTCAGCTTCTTTTCAATAGCGGATTTATTGCATTCAATCTGCTGATTGTTTTGCTCTATGTTAAAAAAATAAAAAAGATTCCGCTGAGCAGTGCCATTGGGTTGGGCGATCTGGCCTTCTATATTGTATTGATTCCGGTATTGAGTACACCGGTGTATATGTATTTTCATCTGATAAGTTTAGTGTTCATTTTAATCAGTTATCCTGTTTTGAAACATTCGTTATCCTTGCAGACAAAAGCTATACCGCTTGCCGGCTTACAGGCACTGTGTCTGAGCTGTTTTATTATAGTGTTTGAATATGTTACCCCGGGCAGACCGATCATCGGCAGCTGTTCAATTATTTACTGGATCTGA
- a CDS encoding GspE/PulE family protein — MDIFESIQLSAKEIQRLTPDQAWHYHILPVPSGYTDQGDFFISDQKNGLQAQEDLEIIFGSTQQLLELEHEAILKLLSKYYRKEHQTGSTNTLSYDSSSDDFLKKLIVEAKQIQSSDIHLEIYEAKCRVRLRIDGQMVERFIIEQTHYPSLVNRIKIMSHLDISEKRLPQDGRIFFQFGEGKFDIRVSVLPTLHGEKIVMRLLNQDATNINIETLGFAQTDLENYLDSTKRKQGLILISGPTGSGKTTTLYATLKLLNKTTRNILTIEDPVEYTLEGVNQAQLKENIGFNFGSALKTFLRQDPDIIMVGEIRDQDTANMAIRLSLTGHLVLSTIHTNSAWGTVARLIDMGVPPFLLAGTLSVSVAQRLVRLLCPHCKQQTPFSATDYPKGFKAPMHVDVHYISTGCEQCFYTGYKGRKAVYEVIPIDQEMAECIKNTIFEVSDKLKERNIKTLSDNAFQLFAEGNTSLDEIYSLLVNF; from the coding sequence ATGGATATATTTGAAAGCATACAATTATCTGCTAAAGAAATTCAACGCCTCACACCCGATCAGGCCTGGCATTACCATATCCTTCCGGTTCCATCCGGATATACCGATCAAGGAGATTTTTTTATTTCGGATCAGAAAAACGGCTTGCAGGCACAGGAAGATTTAGAAATTATATTCGGTTCAACGCAGCAATTGCTGGAGCTTGAGCACGAAGCGATCCTGAAACTGCTTTCTAAATATTACCGTAAAGAACATCAGACAGGTTCAACGAATACCTTAAGTTATGATTCTTCTTCAGATGATTTTTTGAAGAAGCTGATCGTAGAAGCCAAACAAATTCAAAGCAGTGATATTCATTTAGAAATCTACGAAGCGAAATGCCGCGTACGATTACGGATTGATGGGCAGATGGTAGAACGCTTTATCATTGAGCAGACGCATTACCCGTCTTTGGTGAACCGTATTAAGATTATGTCGCATCTAGACATTTCTGAAAAAAGATTGCCGCAGGATGGACGGATTTTTTTTCAGTTTGGGGAAGGCAAATTTGATATCCGTGTTTCTGTATTGCCTACCTTGCATGGAGAAAAAATTGTGATGCGTTTATTAAATCAGGACGCAACCAACATCAATATTGAAACGTTAGGATTTGCACAAACAGATTTAGAAAATTACTTAGACAGTACAAAACGCAAGCAGGGCCTGATTTTAATAAGCGGCCCCACAGGTTCGGGTAAAACAACTACCTTATACGCCACATTAAAATTGCTGAATAAAACAACGCGGAATATTTTAACGATTGAAGATCCCGTTGAATATACACTCGAAGGCGTGAATCAGGCACAATTAAAAGAAAACATTGGATTTAACTTTGGCAGTGCATTAAAAACATTCTTACGGCAGGATCCGGATATTATTATGGTGGGCGAGATCCGCGATCAGGATACCGCTAACATGGCTATACGTCTGTCCTTAACCGGTCACCTCGTACTTTCAACCATACACACCAACTCTGCCTGGGGCACGGTAGCCCGATTGATAGATATGGGTGTGCCGCCTTTTTTATTAGCAGGTACACTAAGTGTTTCTGTTGCGCAGCGTTTAGTGCGGTTATTATGTCCACATTGCAAACAGCAAACGCCATTTAGTGCAACAGATTATCCTAAAGGATTTAAAGCCCCGATGCATGTAGATGTGCACTATATATCCACAGGTTGTGAACAGTGTTTCTACACAGGGTATAAAGGCAGAAAGGCTGTATACGAGGTTATTCCTATTGATCAGGAGATGGCAGAGTGTATAAAAAATACTATCTTTGAAGTGTCGGATAAATTGAAGGAAAGGAACATCAAAACATTATCCGATAATGCTTTTCAATTGTTTGCAGAAGGCAACACATCGTTAGATGAAATATATTCATTATTAGTTAATTTTTAA
- a CDS encoding type II secretion system protein GspD, with amino-acid sequence MVKKISCFIIGFLLLPLLINAQTKTDRFTEIENTLNQLAAGNSPGLKDPIDFSVSGVSIQEFLRGIAEAHELNINVDPQLSFKVYNNFSKESVLNVLLFLVREYDLDIRFSGSIMSFYKYIPPVEGKPVYVQKDLQVRYSSYSNLLSLDLQDDSLYLVARKITQVTKKNVILSSGISNKLISIYIEDMPFDAALNKMAFANELKVVKTDDNFYVLKGIKEGDNILAEENPNAGTFRPTYNTGTNTTAAAMPSQSAAGSMIRCHVDSSAAGKKIHLEAINAPIAEVIKVVATKANINYFMYSEIKGNCTSYVSGVTFQELLTFLLQGTEYTFKVEADLYLMGERKLEGLRAYKVAQLKYRSIDNIQEVIPAELKKGVEIKEFKELNSLLLSGSLPQIYEIEAFIKEIDKVVPMVMIEVIIMEVLKNRMVKTGIKAGLNDSLATTQTSGTFLPGLDVKLSTSTINDFINGLGIGSITNLGSVTPSFYMTLSALETNNNVEIKSMPKLSTLNGHDANMSIGQTVYYEVQTQNTLGSLTTNTITTVQYQSVQANQTLSIKPLVSGDDQVTLTIEVNQTSFAKSNAAGPPNTTTSQFKSIIRVRNEEMIVLGGLEKISKSIDTEGTPILSRIPVIKLLFSSKTKSKSKSILVLFIKPIIIY; translated from the coding sequence ATGGTTAAAAAAATTTCCTGTTTTATTATCGGGTTTTTATTGCTTCCCCTTTTGATAAATGCTCAAACTAAAACAGATCGGTTCACTGAAATCGAAAACACATTAAATCAACTTGCAGCAGGCAATTCACCTGGGTTAAAAGATCCTATTGATTTTTCTGTATCGGGTGTAAGCATTCAGGAATTTCTACGGGGAATTGCAGAAGCACATGAACTGAACATTAATGTAGACCCGCAGCTTTCGTTTAAGGTCTATAATAATTTTTCAAAAGAATCGGTGCTAAATGTACTTCTGTTTTTAGTTCGGGAGTACGATCTGGACATACGGTTTTCCGGATCAATTATGTCTTTTTACAAATATATCCCTCCTGTAGAAGGCAAACCGGTATATGTTCAAAAAGATTTGCAGGTTAGGTATTCTTCTTATTCAAATCTGCTGAGCCTTGATCTGCAGGATGACAGTTTGTATTTAGTAGCCCGTAAGATCACACAGGTGACAAAGAAAAATGTGATCCTTTCTTCCGGTATCTCAAACAAACTTATTTCCATATACATTGAAGATATGCCGTTCGATGCAGCATTGAATAAAATGGCATTTGCAAACGAATTAAAAGTAGTAAAGACCGATGATAATTTTTATGTGTTAAAAGGAATCAAAGAAGGGGATAATATTTTAGCAGAAGAAAATCCGAATGCAGGCACGTTCAGGCCCACATATAATACAGGCACAAACACTACAGCTGCTGCAATGCCGTCTCAATCCGCAGCCGGCTCAATGATCCGCTGTCATGTGGATTCTTCTGCTGCCGGTAAAAAAATTCACCTGGAAGCAATTAATGCTCCGATTGCAGAAGTAATTAAAGTAGTGGCAACAAAAGCAAACATCAATTACTTTATGTATTCGGAGATTAAAGGAAATTGTACCTCATACGTTTCCGGTGTTACGTTTCAGGAACTGCTGACATTTCTGTTGCAAGGAACGGAATATACATTTAAAGTAGAAGCTGATTTGTACTTAATGGGGGAACGTAAGCTTGAAGGCTTGAGAGCGTATAAAGTAGCACAGTTAAAATACAGATCTATTGATAACATTCAGGAAGTTATTCCAGCGGAATTAAAAAAAGGAGTTGAGATAAAAGAATTTAAAGAACTGAATAGTTTATTATTATCCGGCTCGCTTCCGCAGATTTATGAGATTGAAGCATTCATAAAAGAAATTGATAAAGTAGTGCCGATGGTAATGATTGAAGTAATCATTATGGAAGTACTTAAAAACAGAATGGTTAAAACCGGAATAAAAGCGGGCTTGAATGATTCTCTTGCAACCACACAAACGAGCGGTACCTTTTTACCAGGCCTGGATGTAAAATTAAGCACCAGCACCATCAATGATTTTATTAATGGTTTAGGCATCGGCAGCATTACCAATTTAGGTTCAGTTACGCCGAGTTTTTATATGACCTTAAGTGCACTTGAAACCAATAATAATGTTGAAATCAAATCGATGCCAAAACTATCAACGTTGAATGGCCACGATGCAAACATGAGTATTGGACAAACTGTGTACTACGAAGTTCAGACACAGAATACGCTGGGTTCTTTAACAACAAATACGATAACAACTGTTCAATATCAGTCCGTGCAGGCAAACCAGACGTTATCCATCAAACCGCTCGTGTCAGGTGATGATCAGGTTACGCTAACGATTGAAGTAAATCAGACTTCATTTGCTAAAAGCAATGCAGCCGGTCCGCCCAACACAACTACAAGTCAATTTAAGTCGATCATTCGCGTAAGAAATGAAGAGATGATTGTACTTGGTGGTCTGGAAAAAATATCGAAATCAATAGATACCGAAGGAACTCCGATATTATCACGTATTCCGGTTATCAAATTATTATTCAGCTCAAAAACTAAAAGTAAAAGCAAATCCATTTTAGTGTTATTTATCAAACCTATAATAATTTATTAA